One part of the Ralstonia pickettii genome encodes these proteins:
- a CDS encoding bifunctional diguanylate cyclase/phosphodiesterase — protein MDATSAERPDRPEPDVIDQDSPRPLPLADDRYEALVRQMPDALYIVADDIIVFVNEAGVRLFGAQTARDIVGHELDEFVHDNSMHLARQRREWMVSHGAGLPPVEQTLLRCDGTPVEVEVLSAPVQLGWRTAIQVVARDITQRKQAEQALRESEANYRALAAETARAKELLRCEKTVLELSSRNVPLPDLLAEVCRLVEALLDDGAMCSVLLSGDGEHVTQAVAPSLPCTLSQVLVGIAIGPSVGSCGTAMFLNKTVVVEDIDADPLWDGYRDIVAPLGLRACWSTPIRGDNAQMIGAMGIYYDSPRAPTRDAMGLLDGITDIIGVAVQKAHIARDLRESEERYRLAVDNLTEGIVVQAADGTILACNPSARRILRAGSVSPVGTSHLALMRRSLREDGSEIPVNERPTRVVLATGRPLLGLTVGLELVDGDVVWVHENVLPIVRPGDDTPSAVLISFNDIGPARAAQQQLTFLAQRDALTGLYNRAYFSQRMQAVMEQAASQANEARQVAVLFLDLDGFKKVNDTAGHEAGDHLLRIVAQRLSACVRQSDTLARLGGDEFVVLLDNVRSLGEAERLAKRIVHSIAQPFSTSGTEYYLGASIGIALYPEHGNDAATLLRCADAAMYNAKQNGRNQHRVYTARLSQRAQRRFQLEYHLRRALTAGELSLRFQPIVDATSMDIVGAEVLLRWHSTELGEVSPAEFIPVAEDAGLIGDIGEWVLAQACRQAAHWRATCMPEFFVAVNLSPRQFGEGLVPTISRCLTEAGLPASALEMEITEGLLMRDTAAVMPMLDALTALGIRISIDDFGTGYSSLSYLQRFPIDNLKVDRSFVSGIPRHRDSVVISRAVVAMAASLDMTVTAEGVETLEQAEFLQAAGCDKLQGFLFGPPMTAAAYESRLRRDRSARA, from the coding sequence ATGGACGCCACCTCTGCTGAGCGGCCTGACCGTCCTGAACCGGATGTGATCGATCAGGACAGCCCCAGGCCGCTGCCGCTCGCTGATGACCGCTACGAAGCGCTCGTCCGGCAAATGCCGGATGCGCTGTACATCGTGGCGGACGACATCATCGTTTTCGTCAACGAGGCGGGCGTTCGCCTGTTCGGCGCGCAGACGGCACGCGACATCGTGGGCCATGAACTGGACGAGTTCGTGCACGACAACTCGATGCACCTCGCCCGCCAGCGCCGGGAGTGGATGGTCTCGCACGGTGCAGGCTTGCCCCCGGTCGAGCAGACCTTGCTGCGCTGCGATGGCACGCCGGTGGAGGTCGAGGTGCTTTCCGCGCCGGTGCAGCTTGGCTGGCGCACCGCCATTCAGGTGGTGGCACGCGACATCACCCAGCGCAAGCAGGCCGAACAGGCCCTGCGCGAATCCGAAGCCAATTATCGTGCACTGGCTGCCGAAACCGCACGCGCCAAGGAATTGCTGCGTTGCGAAAAGACCGTGCTCGAACTCAGCTCGCGCAACGTGCCGTTGCCCGACCTACTGGCCGAGGTGTGCCGGCTGGTGGAGGCGCTGCTCGACGACGGCGCCATGTGCTCGGTCCTGCTCAGTGGTGATGGCGAGCACGTTACGCAGGCCGTGGCACCGTCGCTGCCTTGCACGCTCTCCCAGGTGCTGGTTGGGATCGCGATTGGCCCTTCGGTCGGTTCATGCGGCACGGCCATGTTCCTGAACAAGACCGTGGTGGTGGAAGACATCGACGCCGACCCGCTCTGGGATGGCTACCGCGACATCGTTGCGCCGCTCGGATTGCGCGCGTGCTGGTCGACGCCCATCCGCGGCGACAACGCGCAGATGATCGGCGCGATGGGCATCTACTACGACTCCCCGCGTGCGCCCACGCGCGACGCCATGGGGTTGCTCGACGGTATTACCGACATCATCGGCGTGGCCGTGCAGAAGGCGCATATCGCGCGTGATCTGAGGGAGAGCGAAGAACGCTATCGCCTGGCCGTCGACAACCTTACCGAAGGCATCGTCGTGCAGGCGGCCGACGGCACCATCCTCGCGTGCAACCCGAGCGCGCGGCGTATTCTCCGGGCGGGCAGCGTGTCGCCGGTGGGCACCAGCCACCTGGCGCTGATGCGGCGCTCGTTGCGTGAAGACGGCAGCGAGATCCCGGTCAACGAGCGCCCCACGCGCGTGGTGCTGGCCACCGGACGGCCGCTGCTGGGCTTGACTGTTGGCCTGGAACTGGTTGACGGCGATGTGGTGTGGGTGCACGAAAACGTGCTGCCCATCGTGCGCCCTGGCGACGATACCCCCTCAGCCGTGCTGATCTCGTTCAACGATATCGGGCCGGCCCGCGCGGCCCAGCAGCAGCTCACGTTCCTCGCGCAGCGTGATGCGCTCACCGGCTTGTACAACCGCGCGTACTTCTCGCAGCGCATGCAGGCGGTGATGGAGCAGGCCGCCAGCCAGGCCAACGAGGCGCGCCAGGTCGCCGTGCTGTTCCTCGATCTGGATGGCTTCAAGAAGGTGAACGACACCGCTGGTCATGAAGCGGGCGACCACCTGCTGCGCATCGTCGCGCAACGCCTCTCGGCCTGCGTGCGCCAGAGCGATACGCTGGCGCGCCTCGGCGGCGATGAGTTCGTCGTGCTGCTCGACAATGTGCGCTCGTTGGGGGAAGCGGAGCGCTTGGCCAAGCGCATCGTCCATTCGATCGCGCAGCCGTTCTCGACGAGCGGCACGGAGTACTACCTGGGCGCGTCGATCGGCATCGCGCTGTACCCGGAGCATGGCAACGACGCCGCCACGCTGCTGCGCTGTGCGGATGCCGCCATGTACAACGCCAAGCAGAACGGCCGCAACCAGCATCGCGTGTACACCGCGCGCCTGTCGCAGCGGGCGCAGCGGCGCTTCCAGCTGGAATACCACCTGCGCCGCGCGCTGACGGCGGGCGAGCTGTCGTTGCGCTTCCAGCCCATCGTCGACGCCACATCGATGGACATCGTCGGTGCTGAAGTGCTGCTGCGGTGGCACAGCACCGAACTGGGCGAGGTGTCCCCCGCCGAGTTCATTCCCGTGGCGGAAGACGCCGGACTTATCGGCGACATCGGCGAATGGGTGCTGGCGCAGGCGTGCCGCCAGGCCGCGCATTGGCGCGCCACCTGCATGCCGGAGTTCTTCGTGGCCGTGAACCTGTCGCCGCGTCAGTTTGGCGAGGGACTGGTGCCGACCATCTCGCGCTGCCTGACCGAAGCTGGCTTGCCCGCGAGCGCGCTCGAAATGGAGATCACCGAAGGCCTGCTCATGCGCGACACGGCCGCAGTGATGCCGATGCTCGATGCGCTCACGGCCCTGGGCATTCGCATCTCGATCGATGATTTCGGCACGGGCTATTCGTCACTGTCGTATCTGCAACGCTTCCCGATCGACAACCTGAAGGTGGATCGCTCGTTCGTCTCGGGCATTCCGCGCCATCGCGATTCGGTGGTGATCTCGCGCGCCGTGGTCGCGATGGCCGCGTCGCTGGACATGACCGTCACGGCAGAGGGTGTCGAGACGCTGGAGCAGGCCGAGTTCCTGCAAGCCGCGGGGTGCGACAAGTTGCAGGGTTTCCTGTTCGGCCCCCCGATGACGGCTGCCGCCTACGAGTCACGGCTGCGCCGCGACCGTTCCGCGCGGGCCTAG
- a CDS encoding ABC transporter substrate-binding protein — protein MTTRRTLCAAAALLLATAAHADIVVGVSLSTTGPSASLGITQKNSLAFYPDTIGGEKLRLVVVDDASDPSTGTRLARKLVTEDHVDIIVGSSAVAPSIAIAEVATESHTPQLALAPVELKPGKGDWTYRLAQPISLMAEAIATRMAASGIKNVGFIGFADAYGESWLKDFTAAATPRGIKIVDVERYARADTSVTGQVAKLVSIKPDAVLVAGAGTGAALPHTALRDRGYVGPIYQTHGAATKDLIRIGGKAVDGAILPAGPVIVAEQLPDSHPSKKTALEYVTRYEKANGPDTRTQFGAHTWDALQVLQRIVPVALKKAKPGTLEFRQALKNALESEHDIVVSHGVLNYTATDHFGFDARGRVLLTIDHGKWKLLN, from the coding sequence ATGACCACCCGCCGCACCCTCTGCGCCGCTGCTGCGCTGTTGCTTGCCACTGCAGCCCACGCCGACATCGTCGTTGGCGTGAGCCTGTCGACCACAGGTCCGTCGGCGTCGCTCGGCATCACGCAGAAGAACTCGCTGGCGTTCTATCCGGACACCATCGGCGGGGAAAAGCTGCGCCTTGTGGTGGTGGATGACGCCTCCGACCCGAGCACCGGCACGCGCCTGGCGCGCAAGCTCGTAACGGAAGACCACGTCGACATCATCGTTGGCTCATCGGCGGTGGCACCGTCGATTGCGATTGCCGAAGTCGCCACCGAATCGCACACGCCGCAACTGGCGTTGGCGCCGGTCGAGCTGAAACCGGGCAAGGGCGATTGGACCTACCGGCTTGCGCAGCCGATCTCGCTGATGGCCGAGGCGATTGCCACGCGCATGGCGGCGTCCGGCATCAAGAACGTCGGTTTCATCGGCTTTGCTGACGCGTACGGCGAAAGCTGGCTGAAGGACTTCACCGCCGCCGCCACGCCGCGCGGCATCAAGATCGTTGACGTAGAGCGCTACGCCCGCGCAGATACCAGCGTGACAGGGCAGGTCGCCAAGCTGGTCAGTATCAAGCCCGATGCGGTTTTGGTGGCCGGCGCGGGCACGGGCGCTGCGCTGCCGCACACCGCGTTGCGCGATCGCGGTTATGTGGGGCCGATCTATCAGACGCACGGCGCGGCGACGAAAGACCTGATCCGCATCGGCGGCAAGGCGGTCGATGGAGCCATCCTGCCGGCCGGCCCGGTGATCGTGGCGGAGCAATTGCCCGACAGCCACCCGAGCAAAAAGACGGCGCTTGAATACGTGACGCGCTATGAGAAGGCCAACGGCCCCGACACGCGCACGCAGTTCGGTGCCCACACGTGGGATGCGCTGCAGGTGCTCCAGCGCATCGTGCCGGTGGCGCTCAAGAAGGCCAAGCCGGGCACATTGGAGTTCCGCCAGGCGCTGAAGAATGCGCTGGAATCGGAGCACGACATTGTCGTTTCGCACGGGGTGCTCAACTACACGGCCACGGATCACTTCGGCTTTGACGCACGTGGCCGTGTGCTGCTGACCATCGACCACGGCAAATGGAAATTGCTGAACTGA
- a CDS encoding DUF2848 domain-containing protein has product MTTLHLNLIGHGPIDVTVDHLVIAGWTGRDAQAVEHHIAELEAIGVARPARVPCFYRVSASLLTTDATVEIPGADSSGEAEFVLYSTPMGLLVGIGSDHTDRKVEAYGVTVSKQMCAKPVSRDVWRFEALADHWDSLQMKTWRTRDGQTALYQEGGVTRMLDPRDLIRRYTGNDTLPVGTAMFCGTQPIIGELGFGEAFDMALIDPVSGTELRHRYAVDTLPVEG; this is encoded by the coding sequence ATGACCACGCTGCACCTGAACCTGATTGGCCACGGCCCCATCGACGTAACCGTGGACCACCTCGTCATTGCCGGCTGGACCGGCCGCGATGCGCAAGCCGTTGAACACCACATCGCCGAGCTTGAAGCGATCGGCGTGGCGCGTCCGGCGCGCGTGCCGTGCTTCTACCGCGTGTCGGCCTCGCTGCTGACCACCGACGCCACCGTGGAGATTCCTGGCGCCGATTCGTCCGGCGAAGCGGAATTCGTGCTGTATTCCACGCCGATGGGCCTGCTGGTCGGCATTGGTTCGGACCACACGGACCGCAAGGTCGAAGCCTATGGCGTGACGGTGTCCAAGCAGATGTGCGCCAAGCCCGTAAGCCGCGACGTGTGGCGCTTCGAAGCGCTGGCCGATCATTGGGACAGCCTGCAGATGAAGACCTGGCGCACCCGCGACGGCCAGACCGCGCTGTACCAGGAAGGCGGCGTCACCCGCATGCTCGACCCGCGCGACCTCATCCGCCGCTACACCGGCAACGACACGCTGCCGGTCGGCACCGCCATGTTCTGCGGCACGCAGCCGATCATCGGCGAACTCGGTTTCGGCGAGGCCTTCGACATGGCCCTGATCGACCCCGTGTCGGGCACCGAGTTGCGCCATCGCTATGCTGTCGACACGCTGCCTGTTGAAGGCTGA
- a CDS encoding amidase, which produces MMTPRPNMIRSLAAALAAGRTTSVALTEAALERAESHRAAGGTAYVSIDEQAALAMARAADAARAAGNVPSLLAGLPVSIKDLFDVAGQVTAAGSRALADQPRATADAAAVARLRAAGAVLLGRTNMSEFAFSGLGLNPHYGTPRTPADGARAAGGSTSGGAVTVAGGMAVAALGTDTGGSIRIPSAFCNLTGFKPTARRVPMTGGVPLSTSLDSGGPLANSVDCCAIVDAVLSGESGNDAFDTAAVPLAGLRFGVTQDYVGADLDNTVAVAFNRAVEQLERAGAHIVRFEFPELLQLPEINSGGGFSAAESWAWHRSLLARAEAQYDPRVATRIRRGDQMSAAAYIDVINARARMIAAARKRLGNFDAWLMPAVAIVPPEVAPLEADDAAFFRVNALALRNPSVINFLDGCALTLPVHAAGELPVGLSLCGLANDDARILRVGRAVEAALRR; this is translated from the coding sequence ATGATGACGCCCCGCCCGAACATGATCCGCTCGCTGGCCGCTGCCCTGGCCGCCGGCCGCACCACCAGCGTCGCGCTGACCGAAGCCGCGCTGGAGCGCGCCGAATCGCATCGCGCCGCAGGCGGGACCGCCTATGTAAGCATCGACGAGCAAGCCGCGCTGGCCATGGCACGCGCGGCCGACGCCGCGCGTGCTGCGGGCAATGTGCCCTCGCTGCTGGCCGGGTTGCCCGTGTCGATCAAGGATCTGTTTGACGTGGCGGGTCAGGTGACGGCAGCCGGTTCGCGCGCATTGGCGGACCAGCCGCGCGCCACTGCCGATGCGGCTGCCGTGGCACGCCTGCGCGCGGCCGGCGCCGTGCTGCTGGGCCGCACCAACATGAGCGAATTCGCGTTCTCCGGACTGGGGCTGAACCCGCACTACGGCACGCCGCGCACGCCAGCGGACGGCGCACGTGCAGCGGGCGGCTCCACGTCGGGCGGCGCCGTCACCGTTGCGGGCGGCATGGCCGTGGCGGCGCTGGGCACGGATACCGGCGGCTCGATCCGCATTCCCTCTGCGTTCTGCAATCTGACCGGCTTCAAGCCCACCGCACGCCGCGTCCCGATGACGGGCGGCGTGCCGCTGTCCACGTCGCTCGATTCCGGCGGCCCGCTCGCCAACTCGGTCGACTGCTGCGCAATCGTCGACGCCGTGCTGAGCGGCGAGTCAGGCAACGACGCATTCGACACCGCCGCCGTGCCGCTGGCCGGATTGCGCTTCGGCGTCACGCAGGACTATGTCGGTGCGGATCTCGACAACACGGTCGCCGTTGCATTCAACCGCGCTGTTGAACAGCTCGAACGTGCCGGCGCGCACATCGTGCGTTTTGAATTTCCGGAGCTGCTGCAACTGCCCGAGATCAACAGCGGCGGCGGCTTCTCGGCCGCGGAATCCTGGGCATGGCATCGTTCGCTGCTCGCGCGTGCGGAAGCCCAGTACGACCCGCGCGTCGCCACGCGCATCCGCCGTGGTGACCAGATGAGCGCGGCCGCATACATCGATGTGATCAACGCACGCGCACGCATGATCGCCGCCGCTCGCAAGCGCCTGGGCAACTTCGATGCATGGCTGATGCCGGCGGTGGCCATCGTGCCGCCCGAGGTCGCCCCGCTTGAAGCGGACGATGCAGCCTTCTTCCGCGTCAACGCCCTCGCGCTGCGCAATCCGAGCGTGATCAATTTCCTGGACGGCTGCGCGCTGACGCTGCCGGTACACGCGGCCGGTGAACTGCCGGTCGGTCTGTCGCTCTGCGGTCTCGCCAACGACGACGCGCGCATCCTGCGCGTCGGCCGGGCGGTGGAGGCAGCCCTGCGGCGTTGA
- a CDS encoding MFS transporter, translated as MSQTQALPANPTDPASRPLPSTELDATYRRIAYRLVPFLVVLFILAWIDRVNVGFAKLSMLQDLQFSEAVYGLGAGIFFIGYFLFEVPSNLLLEKIGARKTLARITILWGLASMAMIYVKTPTSFYVMRFLLGIFEAGFFPGVVLYLTYWFPSAHRARINGLFMTSFAIAGVVGGPVAGFIMSRMEGVGHLANWQWLFLLEGIPSVLAGFAVLAWLPETPRQAKWLSAAEQDAVVRAVEAENRDPAKHASFGAALANARVWVCAAIYFCVVSGNATIAFWTPSIIKELGVQGNFQIGLIAAIPFIAGTIAMVWNGAHSDRTGERRMHCAIAAVIAAAGLVATGALLGSPALALISLTVAAIGILAAFPVFWSIPAVFLAGTAAAGGIALINSIGNLAGFVAPYMIGWLKTSTGHLSAGLYFVAALELGAAVLVILGTRKH; from the coding sequence ATGTCGCAAACCCAAGCCTTGCCGGCCAACCCGACCGACCCGGCCAGTCGTCCGCTTCCCAGCACCGAGCTGGATGCCACCTACCGCCGCATTGCGTATCGCCTGGTGCCGTTTTTGGTGGTGCTGTTCATCCTCGCGTGGATCGACCGCGTCAATGTCGGCTTCGCCAAGCTGTCGATGCTGCAGGATCTGCAGTTCAGCGAAGCGGTGTACGGCCTGGGCGCCGGCATCTTCTTCATCGGCTACTTCCTGTTCGAAGTGCCGAGCAACCTGCTGCTGGAAAAGATCGGCGCACGCAAGACGCTGGCACGCATCACCATCCTGTGGGGCCTGGCCTCGATGGCTATGATCTACGTGAAGACGCCGACCTCGTTCTACGTGATGCGCTTTCTGCTGGGCATCTTTGAAGCCGGCTTTTTCCCGGGCGTGGTGCTGTACCTGACGTACTGGTTTCCCTCCGCACACCGTGCGCGTATCAACGGCCTGTTCATGACCTCGTTCGCGATCGCGGGCGTGGTGGGCGGCCCGGTTGCGGGTTTCATCATGAGCCGCATGGAAGGCGTGGGCCACCTCGCCAACTGGCAATGGCTGTTCCTGCTCGAAGGCATTCCTTCCGTGCTGGCCGGCTTTGCCGTGCTTGCGTGGCTGCCCGAAACGCCTCGACAGGCCAAATGGCTTTCCGCCGCCGAGCAAGACGCCGTCGTTCGCGCCGTTGAAGCGGAGAATCGCGACCCCGCCAAGCACGCCTCGTTTGGTGCGGCACTCGCCAACGCCCGCGTGTGGGTCTGCGCAGCCATCTACTTCTGCGTGGTCAGCGGCAATGCCACCATCGCCTTCTGGACGCCGTCGATCATCAAGGAGCTGGGCGTCCAGGGCAATTTCCAGATCGGCCTGATCGCGGCCATTCCGTTCATCGCCGGCACGATCGCGATGGTCTGGAACGGCGCGCATTCCGACCGTACGGGCGAGCGCCGCATGCACTGCGCCATTGCGGCCGTCATCGCAGCCGCCGGCTTGGTCGCAACAGGCGCACTGCTCGGCTCGCCGGCGCTCGCGCTGATCTCGCTCACCGTCGCCGCCATCGGCATCCTCGCCGCGTTCCCGGTGTTCTGGTCGATCCCCGCTGTCTTCCTGGCCGGCACCGCTGCCGCAGGCGGCATCGCGCTGATCAACTCCATCGGCAACCTCGCCGGCTTCGTCGCGCCGTACATGATCGGCTGGCTGAAGACCAGCACCGGCCACCTCTCCGCCGGCCTCTACTTCGTAGCCGCGCTGGAGCTGGGCGCCGCCGTCCTGGTCATCCTGGGCACGCGCAAACACTAA
- a CDS encoding flavin-dependent oxidoreductase, producing the protein MKIAIIGAGIGGLTLALMAERQGFEVEVWEAVQTLRPLGVGINLLPHAARQLCELGLEDPLSALAIRTSALAYYNRFGQPIWHEPRGLAAGYDWPQFSIHRGEFQMALADAVIERLGADCIRLGHTFEAVQSTGEKGGPVRFTLRDRTNDTVVESSADVLIGADGIHSAVRRHFYPTGDAPRFAGRMLWRAVTEAEPYLDGRTMFMAGHQDQKFVAYPISEPLRQQGRSRINWIAELRVPDEAPPRSDWNREVDRAIFRSAFADWKWNWIDIPALIDGAQAVYEFPLVDKDPLPRWTFGRVTLLGDAAHPMYPIGSNGSAQAILDARALVDCLLATRDTGVALREYEADRLPRTAGIVLRNRLNGPEQVMQLAHERAPQGFASIHDVIPRAELEGIAMRYKKLAGFDPQSLRDQPPMPRRA; encoded by the coding sequence ATGAAGATCGCCATCATCGGGGCGGGCATCGGCGGCTTGACGCTCGCGTTGATGGCCGAGCGGCAGGGTTTTGAAGTCGAAGTGTGGGAGGCCGTGCAGACGCTGCGGCCGCTGGGCGTTGGCATCAACCTGCTGCCGCACGCTGCGCGCCAGTTGTGCGAGCTGGGGCTGGAAGACCCGCTGAGCGCGCTGGCGATACGTACCTCCGCGCTGGCTTACTACAACCGTTTCGGCCAGCCGATCTGGCACGAGCCGCGCGGGTTGGCCGCCGGGTATGACTGGCCCCAGTTCTCCATCCATCGCGGCGAATTCCAGATGGCCCTGGCCGATGCCGTGATTGAGCGGCTCGGTGCGGATTGCATCCGCCTGGGTCACACCTTCGAAGCGGTTCAATCGACAGGCGAGAAAGGCGGCCCCGTGCGCTTCACGCTGCGTGATCGCACCAACGACACCGTTGTCGAATCCTCAGCCGACGTGCTGATCGGTGCCGATGGCATCCACTCGGCCGTACGCCGGCATTTCTACCCGACGGGCGATGCACCGCGCTTTGCGGGCCGCATGCTGTGGCGCGCCGTCACTGAAGCCGAGCCGTATCTCGATGGCCGCACCATGTTCATGGCGGGCCATCAGGACCAGAAGTTCGTCGCCTATCCGATCTCCGAACCGCTGCGCCAGCAGGGCCGCTCGCGCATCAACTGGATTGCCGAGCTGCGCGTGCCCGACGAGGCGCCGCCGCGCAGCGACTGGAACCGCGAGGTCGACCGCGCGATCTTCCGCAGCGCCTTCGCCGACTGGAAATGGAACTGGATCGACATTCCCGCCTTGATCGACGGCGCGCAGGCCGTGTACGAATTCCCACTGGTCGACAAAGACCCGTTGCCACGCTGGACTTTCGGCCGTGTCACGCTGCTGGGCGACGCGGCGCATCCGATGTATCCGATCGGCTCGAACGGCAGCGCGCAGGCGATTCTCGATGCACGCGCGTTGGTCGATTGCCTGCTCGCCACGCGCGACACCGGCGTGGCGCTGCGTGAGTACGAGGCCGATCGCCTGCCGCGCACCGCTGGCATCGTGCTGCGCAATCGCCTCAATGGCCCGGAGCAGGTCATGCAACTCGCGCATGAACGCGCACCCCAAGGCTTTGCGAGCATCCATGACGTGATCCCGCGCGCCGAACTGGAAGGGATTGCGATGCGCTATAAAAAACTGGCCGGTTTCGATCCGCAATCGCTGCGCGATCAGCCGCCCATGCCACGCCGCGCCTGA
- a CDS encoding GntR family transcriptional regulator has protein sequence MSRPIKLVSGSAQTAPASAPFAVEPAAHAPKGAAMRELAYNEIKRRIMACEFRPGEPLNEAQLGALLGLGRTPIHQALHRLEVEGLVQILPRKGVLVTPLSLNDVLDMIEVRATNEILCVTLAAERAHPADFDAMRAIVDASPALIEHRDIAALAALDLKFHLAISAASRNRVLAELLRGLHEKQARFWFLSLSEPQHLQNVYDEHLAVLDALERRDVPAAREAIREHIDEFRRTIIRTL, from the coding sequence ATGTCGCGTCCGATCAAGCTGGTTTCCGGTTCCGCCCAAACCGCGCCGGCATCTGCACCGTTTGCCGTCGAACCTGCTGCGCATGCGCCCAAGGGCGCCGCCATGCGTGAACTCGCCTACAACGAGATCAAGCGCCGCATCATGGCGTGCGAATTCCGCCCCGGCGAGCCGCTCAACGAAGCGCAACTCGGCGCGCTGCTGGGGCTGGGCCGCACGCCCATCCACCAGGCGCTGCATCGGTTGGAGGTGGAGGGGCTGGTGCAGATCCTGCCGCGCAAGGGCGTGCTGGTGACGCCACTGTCGCTCAACGACGTGCTCGACATGATCGAGGTGCGCGCCACCAACGAGATCCTGTGCGTAACGCTGGCCGCCGAGCGCGCCCACCCGGCGGATTTTGACGCCATGCGCGCCATCGTCGATGCATCGCCCGCGCTGATCGAACACCGCGACATTGCCGCGCTGGCCGCGCTGGACCTCAAGTTCCACCTCGCCATTTCCGCGGCCTCGCGCAACCGCGTGCTGGCCGAATTGCTGCGCGGCCTGCACGAGAAGCAGGCGCGCTTCTGGTTCCTGTCGCTGTCAGAGCCGCAACACCTGCAGAACGTGTACGACGAGCACCTTGCCGTGCTTGATGCACTGGAGCGCCGCGACGTGCCTGCAGCGCGCGAGGCCATTCGCGAGCACATCGACGAGTTCCGCCGCACGATCATCCGCACGCTCTGA
- a CDS encoding methyl-accepting chemotaxis protein — protein sequence MKPFAWGRGPKASPDLVARIAEEAGRVGMGICEVSGNVEDVAVRLRRQADVFDQLRNAADVTMRGNHDIAVAARHAREVASHASEEVSGSRETVDASLRDIRELAVGVASMEQQIAALREALIQVAQASEQISQIAKQTNLLAINAAIEAARAGESGRSFAVVAGAVKQLAGQTAEATQRIETTLADLSGQTDKLIGDSSANVARAQRVDAGTQAIGAVIGVAGEAIARFDVEATSIAESTAAIEDECASLAREVEAMAEGVKQSSHNIDNAQRQLSGLLGASETLIRLTASTGVQSADTPFIEAVQTAAGKISALFESALARGDISESDLFDRTYAPVPNTDPPQHMTRFTAFTDRVLPAVQEPLLQLDPRVVFCAAVDTNGYLPTHNLKFSQPQGSDPVWNAANSRNRRLFTDRTGLGAARNTEAFLLQTYRRDMGNGTFAMMKDVSAPIYVKGRHWGGFRMGYKVAG from the coding sequence GTGAAGCCATTCGCCTGGGGCCGCGGCCCGAAAGCCTCTCCCGACCTTGTTGCCCGTATTGCCGAAGAGGCCGGCCGCGTCGGCATGGGCATCTGCGAGGTCTCCGGCAACGTGGAAGACGTGGCCGTGCGCCTGCGCCGGCAGGCCGACGTGTTTGATCAGTTGCGCAACGCGGCCGATGTCACCATGCGCGGCAATCACGATATCGCCGTGGCGGCGCGGCATGCGCGCGAAGTCGCATCGCATGCCAGCGAAGAGGTGAGCGGCTCGCGCGAAACGGTCGATGCATCGCTGCGCGACATTCGCGAGCTGGCCGTTGGTGTGGCGAGCATGGAGCAGCAGATTGCGGCACTGCGTGAAGCGCTGATCCAGGTGGCGCAGGCGTCCGAGCAGATTTCGCAGATTGCCAAGCAGACCAATCTGCTGGCGATCAATGCGGCCATTGAAGCCGCTCGCGCGGGCGAATCGGGCCGCAGCTTCGCAGTGGTTGCAGGTGCGGTGAAGCAGCTTGCCGGGCAGACCGCCGAAGCGACGCAGCGTATCGAAACCACCTTGGCGGATTTGTCTGGCCAGACCGACAAGCTGATCGGCGACAGCAGTGCAAACGTTGCGCGCGCCCAGCGTGTGGATGCCGGCACGCAGGCCATTGGCGCGGTGATTGGCGTGGCGGGCGAGGCCATTGCGCGCTTCGATGTCGAGGCGACGAGCATTGCGGAATCCACTGCGGCCATCGAAGATGAATGCGCGTCGCTCGCGCGTGAGGTGGAGGCGATGGCCGAGGGTGTGAAGCAATCCAGCCACAACATCGACAACGCGCAACGGCAGCTTTCGGGGTTGCTGGGGGCGTCGGAAACGCTGATCCGGTTGACGGCTTCGACGGGCGTGCAGAGTGCCGATACGCCCTTCATCGAAGCGGTGCAGACCGCCGCCGGCAAGATCAGCGCATTGTTTGAATCGGCGCTGGCACGCGGCGATATCAGCGAAAGTGATCTGTTTGATCGCACCTATGCGCCGGTGCCGAATACCGATCCGCCGCAGCATATGACGCGATTTACGGCGTTCACGGACCGTGTGTTGCCTGCGGTACAGGAGCCGTTGCTCCAGTTGGATCCGCGCGTGGTGTTCTGCGCGGCGGTCGACACCAACGGCTATCTGCCGACGCACAACCTGAAGTTCTCGCAGCCGCAGGGGAGTGACCCGGTCTGGAATGCGGCCAACAGCCGCAACCGCCGGCTGTTCACGGATCGCACGGGGCTGGGGGCGGCGCGCAATACCGAGGCGTTCCTGTTGCAGACGTATCGTCGGGATATGGGTAACGGGACGTTTGCGATGATGAAGGATGTGTCGGCGCCGATTTACGTCAAGGGTCGCCACTGGGGTGGTTTTCGGATGGGCTACAAGGTGGCCGGCTAA